A part of Gossypium hirsutum isolate 1008001.06 chromosome A07, Gossypium_hirsutum_v2.1, whole genome shotgun sequence genomic DNA contains:
- the LOC107926611 gene encoding myosin-7 isoform X2, which yields MRRDFGCVCGKCLTNFISVRHFPTLTWFFPPSSCHSYLPPPSSRVLALVQPCFRSITKTVRKNNSSRFGKFVEIQFDQRGRISRATIRTYLLESSHVCQVSDPERNYHCFYMLCATPPELIGKEESTKKSQVSFHN from the exons ATGAGAAGGGATTTTGGCTGCGTTtgtggaaaatgtcttaccaatttcatttctgtaagacattttccaactCTCACTTGGTTCTTTCCTCCTTCTTCCTGCCATTCTTATCTTCCCCCTCCTTCATCCAG GGTCTTGGCTTTAG TCCAACCTTGTTTTAGAAGCATTACTAAGACTGTTAGGAAGAATAACTCAAG TCGTTTTGGTAAGTTTGTGGAGATTCAATTTGACCAGAGGGGAAGGATTTCAAGAGCTACCATTAGGACTTACTTATTAGAAAGTTCACATGTTTGTCAAGTGTCTGATCCAGAGAGAAATTATCACTGTTTCTACATGCTTTGTGCAACACCACCAGAA CTTATTGGAAAGGAAGAATCAACCAAAAAAAGTCAGGTCAGCTTCCACAACTAA
- the LOC107926611 gene encoding uncharacterized protein isoform X4, producing the protein MSYQFHFCKTFSNSHLVLSSFFLPFLSSPSFIQGLGFSLLERKNQPKKVRSASTTKHSTSMKIRRWSVTGLGLYTNMKTGEQTFYSGLRSNITQSGQTSTASSSVKLKSSNRKRQTGGDPINTQESVAN; encoded by the exons atgtcttaccaatttcatttctgtaagacattttccaactCTCACTTGGTTCTTTCCTCCTTCTTCCTGCCATTCTTATCTTCCCCCTCCTTCATCCAG GGTCTTGGCTTTAG CTTATTGGAAAGGAAGAATCAACCAAAAAAAGTCAGGTCAGCTTCCACAACTAAGCATTCTACAAGTATGAAAATTCGAAGGTGGTCTGTCACTGGGTTAGGCCTCTACACAAATATGAAAACTGGAGAGCAAACATTCTAT tctGGATTGAGATCAAATATAACACAGTCAGGTCAGACATCAACTGCAAGCTCTTCAGTGAAGTTGAAATCATCAAATAGGAAACGCCAAACTGGTGGAGATCCTATAAACACACAAGAATCAGTTGCCAATTAG
- the LOC107926611 gene encoding uncharacterized protein isoform X1, with amino-acid sequence MRRDFGCVCGKCLTNFISVRHFPTLTWFFPPSSCHSYLPPPSSRQITRCHFILLKSSSSQGLGFSLLERKNQPKKVRSASTTKHSTSMKIRRWSVTGLGLYTNMKTGEQTFYSGLRSNITQSGQTSTASSSVKLKSSNRKRQTGGDPINTQESVAN; translated from the exons ATGAGAAGGGATTTTGGCTGCGTTtgtggaaaatgtcttaccaatttcatttctgtaagacattttccaactCTCACTTGGTTCTTTCCTCCTTCTTCCTGCCATTCTTATCTTCCCCCTCCTTCATCCAG GCAAATTACACGCTGCCATTTCATTTTGCTCAAATCTTCCTCTTCGCAGGGTCTTGGCTTTAG CTTATTGGAAAGGAAGAATCAACCAAAAAAAGTCAGGTCAGCTTCCACAACTAAGCATTCTACAAGTATGAAAATTCGAAGGTGGTCTGTCACTGGGTTAGGCCTCTACACAAATATGAAAACTGGAGAGCAAACATTCTAT tctGGATTGAGATCAAATATAACACAGTCAGGTCAGACATCAACTGCAAGCTCTTCAGTGAAGTTGAAATCATCAAATAGGAAACGCCAAACTGGTGGAGATCCTATAAACACACAAGAATCAGTTGCCAATTAG
- the LOC107926718 gene encoding 2-hydroxy-palmitic acid dioxygenase mpo1: MGKPVGLFDLENHFAFYGAYHSNPINIFIHTLFVWPIFFTSLVLFYFTPTICDFSQSGILPSGFNHVLVFNYGFLFALIYGLFYVILDKKAGSLAALICLVCWVGATFLAAHLGYSLAWKVVLAAQLFCWTGRFIGHGVFEKRAPALLDNLVQAFLMAPFFVLLEVLQSLFGYEPYPGFHARVKAKIEAEIKEWKDKKQKKNS; encoded by the exons aTGGGAAAGCCAGTAGGATTGTTCGATCTTGAGAATCATTTTGCATTCTATGGGGCATATCACAGTAACCCAATCAACATTTTCATACATACTTTGTTTGTTTGGCCAATATTTTTCACTTCTCTTGTTCTTTTCTACTTTACACCCACCATTTGTGATTTTTCTCAATCTGGGATCTTGCCCTCTGGGTTTAATCATGTTTTGGTTTTTAATTATGGGTTTCTTTTTGCTCTAATTTATGGATTGTTTTATGTGATTTTGGATAAGAAAGCTGGTTCGTTGGCTGCTTTGATTTGTTTAGTTTGTTGGGTTGGTGCTACTTTTCTTGCTGCACACCTTGGATATTCTCTCGCTTGGAAG GTTGTGTTGGCTGCTCAGTTGTTCTGTTGGACTGGACGGTTTATAGGCCACGGAGTCTTTGAG AAACGTGCACCGGCTCTGTTGGACAATCTTGTTCAAGCTTTTCTAATGGCTCCATTCTTTGTTTTGCTCGAG GTTCTTCAATCGCTCTTTGGATACGAACCATATCCGGGTTTCCATGCACGCGTGAAAGCTAAGATCGAAGCTGAAATCAAGGAATGGAAGGACaagaaacagaaaaaaaattCTTAG
- the LOC107926611 gene encoding myosin-7 isoform X3 — protein sequence MRRDFGCVCGKCLTNFISVRHFPTLTWFFPPSSCHSYLPPPSSRQITRCHFILLKSSSSQGLGFSRFGKFVEIQFDQRGRISRATIRTYLLESSHVCQVSDPERNYHCFYMLCATPPELIGKEESTKKSQVSFHN from the exons ATGAGAAGGGATTTTGGCTGCGTTtgtggaaaatgtcttaccaatttcatttctgtaagacattttccaactCTCACTTGGTTCTTTCCTCCTTCTTCCTGCCATTCTTATCTTCCCCCTCCTTCATCCAG GCAAATTACACGCTGCCATTTCATTTTGCTCAAATCTTCCTCTTCGCAGGGTCTTGGCTTTAG TCGTTTTGGTAAGTTTGTGGAGATTCAATTTGACCAGAGGGGAAGGATTTCAAGAGCTACCATTAGGACTTACTTATTAGAAAGTTCACATGTTTGTCAAGTGTCTGATCCAGAGAGAAATTATCACTGTTTCTACATGCTTTGTGCAACACCACCAGAA CTTATTGGAAAGGAAGAATCAACCAAAAAAAGTCAGGTCAGCTTCCACAACTAA
- the LOC107926714 gene encoding protein QUIRKY produces the protein MTTSAQQLPPQPPNTVRKVIVEVVDARDLLPKDGQGSSSPYVIADFDGQKKRTSTKYRDLNPVWNEALEFTVSDPDNMEVEELEIEVFNDKKFGNGSGRKNHFLGRVKLYGSQFAKRGEEGLVYFPLEKKSVFSWIRGEIGLRIYYYDEIVEDQPPPEDSPPQQQQQPPQTEDTKPTPGLVVVEEGRIFEAPPAHMEYPHGVNGYAHGAVPCYNSPPVVVVEESPPDVVHVHEEQPPPAEPTAMPMQPHMAPGIPVPEEHFPVPEVRKMQSSRGERVRVLKRPNGDYSPREIGCNKTQGDNATAAGVGGPERIHPYGLVEPMHYLFVKIVKARRLAPNEAPYVKIRTSNDYVKTKPTIYRPGEPTDSPEWGKVFYFGYNKQESANATLEISVWDSPTENFLGGVCFDLSDVPVRESPDSPLAPQWYRLESGAVDQNSGSVSGDIQLAVWIGTQNDDAFPEAMSSDAPYVAHTRSKVYQSPKLWYLRLTIIEAQDLQIAPNLPPLTVPEIRVKAQLGFQSVRSRRGNMNNHSMSVHWNEDLIFVAGEPLEDSLILLVEDRTNKEVSLLGHVMIPLISIEQRIDERRVASKWLGLEGGAGGGGGGPYCGRIHLRLCLEGGYHVLDEAAHVCSDFRPTAKQLWKPPIGILELGILGARGLLPMKTKGGGKGSTDAYCVAKYGKKWVRTRTVTDSFDPRWNEQYTWQVYDPCTVLTVGVFDNWRMFADVSEAKPDSRIGKIRIRISMLESNRVYTNSYPLLILTRMGLKKMGEIELAVRFACPSLLPDTCSAYGQPLLPRMHYLRPLGVAQQEALRGAATKMVAQWLARSEPPLGQEVVKYMLDADSHTWSMRKSKANWFRIVAVLAWAVGLAKWLDNIRRWKNPVTTVLVHVLYLVLVWYPDLVMPTGSLYVVLIGVWYYRFRPKIPAGMDIRLSQAETVDPDEIDEEFDTIPSSKPPEIIRARYDRLRMLAGRVQTVLGDFATQGERVQALVSWRDPRATKLFIGVCLAITFILYVVPPKMVAVALGFYYLRHPMFRDPMPPASLNFFRRLPSLSDRLM, from the coding sequence ATGACGACGTCGGCTCAGCAACTTCCACCGCAACCGCCCAACACGGTGCGGAAAGTGATCGTGGAAGTGGTCGACGCTCGTGATCTTCTTCCTAAAGATGGTCAAGGAAGCTCCAGTCCTTATGTCATTGCTGATTTCGATGGTCAAAAGAAGAGAACGTCTACCAAATACAGGGACCTTAACCCTGTATGGAACGAGGCCTTGGAGTTCACGGTGTCTGACCCAGATAATATGGAAGTTGAAGAGTTAGAGATTGAGGTTTTTAATGATAAGAAATTTGGGAATGGTAGTGGCCGTAAGAATCATTTTTTGGGGAGGGTTAAGTTGTATGGGAGTCAGTTCGCTAAACGAGGGGAGGAAGGCCTTGTTTATTTTCCTTTGGAGAAGAAGAGTGTGTTTAGTTGGATTAGAGGTGAGATTGGGCTTAGAATTTATTACTATGATGAGATTGTTGAAGATCAGCCTCCACCTGAAGACTCACCGCCGCAACAGCAGCAACAGCCACCGCAAACGGAGGATACCAAGCCTACTCCAGGGCTTGTTGTTGTAGAGGAAGGGAGGATTTTTGAGGCTCCTCCTGCACACATGGAGTATCCTCATGGAGTTAATGGTTATGCTCATGGTGCTGTTCCTTGTTATAATTCGCCGCCCGTTGTGGTTGTCGAGGAATCTCCACCGGACGTTGTTCATGTTCACGAAGAGCAACCGCCTCCAGCGGAACCAACGGCCATGCCTATGCAACCACATATGGCGCCGGGAATTCCGGTTCCCGAGGAACATTTTCCTGTGCCGGAAGTGAGAAAGATGCAGAGCAGCAGAGGCGAGAGAGTTAGGGTGTTGAAGAGACCAAACGGAGACTATTCACCTAGAGAAATAGGGTGTAACAAAACTCAAGGTGACAACGCCACCGCTGCCGGCGTCGGTGGTCCCGAGAGGATCCATCCATATGGTCTAGTTGAGCCGATGCATTATTTGTTTGTTAAAATCGTTAAGGCGCGTAGATTGGCTCCAAATGAAGCCCCCTATGTTAAAATCCGTACGTCCAACGATTACGTCAAAACGAAACCGACGATATACCGTCCAGGTGAGCCAACCGACTCGCCGGAGTGGGGCAAGGTGTTTTATTTTGGTTACAATAAACAAGAATCAGCCAATGCAACGCTTGAAATCTCTGTTTGGGACTCCCCGACGGAAAATTTTCTCGGCGGCGTTTGTTTCGATCTTTCTGATGTCCCCGTACGAGAGTCACCAGATAGTCCGTTAGCACCGCAATGGTACCGTCTCGAAAGCGGTGCCGTCGATCAGAATTCCGGCAGTGTTTCCGGTGATATCCAACTTGCTGTTTGGATCGGCACTCAAAACGACGACGCTTTTCCTGAAGCGATGAGTTCAGACGCACCATACGTGGCGCACACTCGATCAAAAGTCTATCAATCGCCCAAGCTCTGGTATTTAAGATTGACTATTATCGAAGCTCAAGATCTTCAAATTGCGCCCAATCTACCTCCTTTAACAGTGCCTGAAATTCGAGTCAAAGCTCAGCTAGGGTTTCAATCTGTGCGATCAAGGAGAGGGAACATGAACAATCATAGTATGTCAGTGCACTGGAACGAGGATTTGATCTTCGTCGCCGGCGAGCCTCTCGAAGATTCGTTAATTCTGTTAGTGGAAGATCGTACGAACAAGGAAGTGAGTCTCCTCGGCCACGTCATGATCCCCTTGATCTCAATTGAGCAACGGATAGATGAGCGGCGCGTGGCTTCCAAATGGCTTGGATTGGAGGGAGGAGCAGGCGGTGGTGGTGGTGGGCCCTACTGCGGGAGAATTCACCTGCGACTATGTTTAGAGGGTGGTTATCACGTGCTGGACGAAGCGGCGCACGTGTGCAGCGACTTTAGACCCACGGCTAAGCAGCTTTGGAAGCCGCCAATTGGAATTTTGGAGCTGGGGATTCTCGGTGCTCGCGGCTTGCTCCCCATGAAAACCAAAGGGGGAGGCAAAGGCTCCACCGATGCTTACTGTGTGGCTAAATACGGGAAAAAGTGGGTCCGTACCAGGACCGTAACGGACAGCTTTGATCCACGTTGGAATGAGCAGTACACGTGGCAAGTCTACGACCCCTGCACTGTCCTAACCGTCGGGGTTTTCGACAATTGGCGTATGTTTGCTGATGTGTCCGAAGCCAAACCCGATTCCCGTATCGGAAAAATACGGATACGTATATCAATGCTGGAGAGCAACAGAGTGTACACCAATTCGTATCCATTGTTGATTTTAACAAGAATGGGGTTGAAAAAAATGGGTGAAATCGAGTTAGCAGTTCGGTTCGCATGTCCGTCATTGTTACCGGACACATGTTCGGCTTACGGTCAACCATTGCTTCCAAGAATGCATTATCTCCGCCCACTTGGGGTGGCTCAACAGGAGGCATTACGCGGAGCTGCGACAAAGATGGTAGCACAATGGCTAGCGAGGTCAGAACCGCCGCTTGGGCAAGAAGTAGTGAAGTACATGCTGGATGCGGATTCTCATACATGGAGCATGAGAAAGAGCAAAGCGAATTGGTTTCGGATCGTTGCCGTTCTAGCATGGGCAGTGGGGTTAGCCAAATGGTTGGATAATATTAGGAGGTGGAAAAACCCGGTTACTACAGTATTGGTCCATGTTTTATACTTGGTGCTTGTTTGGTACCCAGATTTGGTAATGCCAACAGGGTCTTTATATGTTGTTTTGATTGGAGTTTGGTATTATAGGTTTAGACCCAAGATACCAGCAGGCATGGATATAAGGCTGTCACAAGCAGAAACAGTGGATCCAGATGAAATAGATGAGGAGTTCGATACAATACCAAGTTCAAAGCCCCCTGAGATAATAAGGGCCAGATATGATAGGTTGAGAATGTTGGCAGGAAGGGTTCAAACTGTTTTGGGAGATTTTGCAACCCAAGGTGAAAGGGTTCAAGCTTTAGTGAGTTGGAGGGACCCAAGAGCTACCAAATTGTTCATTGGGGTCTGTTTAGCCATCACGTTTATACTTTATGTGGTGCCACCAAAAATGGTGGCAGTGGCGTTAGGATTTTATTATCTAAGGCACCCTATGTTTAGGGACCCAATGCCACCGGCTAGCTTGAACTTTTTCCGAAGGCTTCCAAGTTTATCAGATCGGTTAATGTAG
- the LOC107926719 gene encoding hypersensitive-induced reaction 1 protein: MGNLFCCVQVDQSTVAIKERFGRFEDVLEPGCHCLPWFLGSQLAGHLSLRLQQLDVRCETKTKDNVFVNVVASIQYRALADKASDAFYKLTNTRTQIQAYVFDVIRASVPKLNLDDVFEQKTEIAKAVEEELEKAMSAYGYEIVQTLIVDIEPDEHVKRAMNEINAAARLRVAANEKAEAEKILQIKRAEGEAESKYLSGLGIARQRQAIVDGLRDSVLGFSVNVPGTTAKDVMDMVLVTQYFDTMKEIGAASKSSAVFIPHGPGAVRDVATQIRDGLLQATHQ, translated from the exons ATGGGTAATCTTTTCTGTTGTGTACAAGTTGACCAGTCTACAGTAGCCATTAAGGAGAGATTTGGCAGGTTTGAGGATGTTCTTGAACCTGGATGCCATTGCCTACCTTGGTTTCTTGGAAGTCAACTTGCTGGCCACCTGTCGCTAAGATTGCAGCAGTTGGATGTTCGTTGTGAAACCAAGACTAAG GACAATGTATTTGTTAACGTTGTTGCATCTATTCAATACCGGGCACTGGCAGACAAGGCAAGTGATGCCTTTTACAAGCTGACAAACACAAGGACACAAATTCAAGCCTATGTGTTTGATG TTATTAGAGCAAGTGTTCCGAAGCTAAATCTGGATGATGTTTTTGAACAAAAGACTGAAATTGCTAAAGCTGTTGAAGAAGAACTTGAGAAG GCTATGTCTGCCTATGGGTATGAGATTGTTCAAACACTTATTGTGGACATAGAACCTGACGAGCATGTGAAGCGTGCAATGAATGAAATTAATGCCG CTGCAAGGCTGAGAGTGGCAGCTAATGAGAAGGCAGAGGCTGAGAAAATTTTGCAAATCAAACGAGCTGAAGGTGAGGCTGAGTCCAAATATTTGTCGGGGCTGGGTATCGCTCGCCAACGACAAGCAATTGTTGATGGTTTGCGAGATAGCGTGCTTGGATTCTCTGTTAATGTCCCGGGGACTACTGCAAAGGATGTTATGGATATGGTCCTGGTTACCCAGTACTTTGACACCATGAAAGAAATTGGTGCTGCTTCTAAGTCCTCAGCTGTGTTTATCCCTCATGGTCCTGGAGCTGTTCGTGATGTCGCTACTCAGATTCGTGATGGACTCCTCCAGGCCACACACCAGTAA
- the LOC107926725 gene encoding zinc finger CCCH domain-containing protein 14 yields the protein MDTRKRGRREAGFNANGGIKKSKPELESLSTGVGSKSKPCTKFFSTAGCQFGESCHFLHYVPGGYNAVAQMMNLAPAVQPASRNVAATAAIPHGSASAVKTRLCNKFSSPEGCKFGDKCHFAHGEWELGTPIAPSLDDPRSMAPLPGRMGSRMEPPSGPAATFGASATAKISVDASLAGAIIGKGGVHSKQICRQTGAKLSIREHESDPSLRNIELEGSFEQIKEASAMVRELISSLGPVPGPAKTAGAHGGQGHPGSNYKTKLCDNFAKGSCTFGERCHFAHGAAELRKSVV from the exons ATGGATACTCGTAAAAGAGGAAGACGTGAAGCTGGGTTCAATGCTAATGGCGGCATCAAGAAATCAAAACCAG AATTGGAATCTTTATCAACTGGTGTAGGAAGCAAATCGAAGCCTTGCACCAAGTTTTTCAG TACTGCTGGTTGTCAATTTGGTGAGAGCTGCCATTTTCTGCACTATGTTCCTGGAGGTTACAATGCAGTGGCCCAGATGATGAACCTTGCACCAGCTGTTCAACCAGCTTCTAGAAACGTGGCAGCGACAGCTGCAATACCTCATGGATCTGCCTCTGCGGTCAAAACTCGGTTATGCAACAAATTTAGTAGTCCCGAAGGTTGTAAGTTTGGTGATAAATGTCATTTTGCACATGGAGAGTGGGAACTTGGCACGCCTATTGCTCCATCTCTTGATGATCCCCGTTCCATGGCACCTCTTCCTGGCCGCATGGGCAGTCGGATGGAACCACCATCAGGTCCTGCTGCAACGTTTGGTGCTTCAGCAACTGCGAAAATTAGTGTGGATGCTTCCCTTGCAGGAGCCATTATTGGGAAAGGTGGTGTGCACTCCAAGCAGATATGTCGTCAAACAGGTGCGAAGCTATCTATTCGGGAACATGAGTCAGATCCATCACTTAGGAACATCGAGCTCGAAGGATCATTTGAGCAAATTAAAGAAGCCAGTGCAATGGTTAGAGAACTAATCAGCAGCCTGGGTCCAGTACCAGGTCCAGCCAAAACAGCTGGTGCACATGGTGGTCAAGGGCATCCGGGAAGCAACTACAAAACAAAGTTGTGCGACAATTTTGCAAAGGGAAGTTGCACTTTTGGAGAAAGATGTCACTTTGCACACGGTGCAGCCGAGTTGCGGAAGTCGGTGGTGTGA